Proteins encoded together in one Allomeiothermus silvanus DSM 9946 window:
- a CDS encoding ATP-binding protein — protein sequence MEQQAFAIAVAAQVPTHLIGMPGIGKTALVRSIARKLGWHLEVMIAANRDRTDFGGIPLVKDGRLELAHLPWVERLLAARQAILFIDEIGGTPLDVRPSLLKVIDERVVGDTPLPRETVVVAASNPGEWGEGDGAEVWSLAMKTRMVHIPISPPSAAHFTRALVQGWEDPLAGLELPTPQAVATHLPRAKALILMRQPQAVAPIPKPGDTVWGWPNPRTWESIAARGLAAWLAMGSPETMREALQIFLLGALGPYGLTFAAWLQEQEIPDPEALLADPEMALPLRQDQLYTLMYGVVAAVLSTLTHQRWEAGWQFLRRLTPDMAFLGVRELLTAYRERRLMEQGFSFPKWVREMMRVLEAVEKAR from the coding sequence GTGGAGCAACAAGCGTTCGCTATCGCCGTCGCAGCCCAGGTGCCTACCCACCTGATCGGGATGCCCGGGATCGGGAAGACCGCGCTGGTGCGTTCGATTGCCCGCAAGCTGGGCTGGCACCTGGAGGTGATGATCGCCGCCAACCGGGACCGCACCGATTTCGGCGGCATTCCGCTGGTCAAGGACGGAAGGCTGGAGCTGGCCCACCTGCCCTGGGTGGAGCGGCTGCTGGCGGCCCGCCAGGCCATCCTCTTCATCGACGAGATCGGGGGTACGCCTTTGGATGTGCGGCCCAGCCTGCTGAAGGTGATCGACGAGCGCGTGGTGGGAGATACCCCCCTGCCCCGGGAGACGGTCGTGGTGGCGGCCTCCAACCCGGGCGAGTGGGGCGAGGGGGACGGGGCGGAGGTATGGAGTCTGGCGATGAAGACCCGCATGGTGCATATCCCCATCTCCCCGCCCAGCGCAGCCCACTTCACCCGGGCCCTGGTGCAAGGCTGGGAAGATCCGCTGGCGGGCCTCGAGCTACCCACCCCCCAGGCCGTTGCAACCCATCTGCCGAGAGCCAAGGCCCTCATCTTGATGCGCCAGCCCCAGGCAGTCGCACCCATACCTAAGCCAGGAGATACGGTCTGGGGATGGCCCAACCCCAGAACCTGGGAGTCCATCGCGGCCAGAGGTCTCGCAGCCTGGCTGGCCATGGGAAGCCCCGAGACGATGCGGGAAGCCCTGCAGATCTTTTTGCTGGGGGCGCTGGGTCCCTACGGCCTCACCTTCGCCGCCTGGTTGCAGGAGCAGGAGATACCCGATCCAGAAGCCCTGCTGGCGGATCCAGAGATGGCGTTGCCTCTGCGGCAGGATCAACTGTATACCCTGATGTACGGCGTGGTGGCCGCCGTGCTCAGCACGCTCACCCACCAGCGCTGGGAGGCTGGCTGGCAATTCCTGCGGCGGCTCACCCCCGACATGGCTTTCTTAGGCGTCCGAGAGCTGCTCACGGCCTATCGCGAGCGCAGGCTTATGGAGCAGGGCTTCTCCTTCCCGAAGTGGGTGCGGGAGATGATGCGGGTGCTCGAGGCGGTGGAAAAGGCCCGTTGA
- a CDS encoding DUF2201 family putative metallopeptidase, with translation MQIARLALIQKFPFYAPALWSLRLVEREQVPTAAVDRGGRLYYNPQFVARVLPKQVTGLLWHELEHLLRHHLERGDTLELLDVHEQRLWNIACDCAINDDAKAARLALPPGGLYPQRFGLEPGGLDEHYYWTLKQRLEPKYPQNHEDPPTQGQTEPSGQEAGGCTATGPRTPGMTHTHAPAEERQAWELPQDHSEYPALSPTDLNILRREVARAALEYHLGRGDLPLGVLRWAQAVGNPTVPWQHLLRHFVHRGVRLGAGRVRPSYERPHRRQGVYRDVILPGTYDLKPHVAVVLDTSGSVGEAMLGQALAEVDGILRWAKVEVTVLCVDAAVYTAQRVHRARQLRLQGGGGTDMRLGIEAALQLRPCPVAVVVLTDGLTPWPETPPGIPVIAGILGELPPDTPEYVWTIRIPEEF, from the coding sequence ATGCAAATCGCCCGATTGGCGCTGATACAAAAATTTCCCTTCTACGCGCCCGCCCTGTGGTCGCTCCGCCTGGTGGAGCGCGAGCAGGTGCCGACGGCGGCGGTGGACCGGGGTGGCAGGCTGTACTACAACCCGCAATTCGTGGCCAGAGTGCTTCCTAAGCAAGTCACCGGCCTGCTCTGGCACGAGCTGGAGCACCTGCTTCGTCACCATTTAGAGCGGGGGGATACCCTGGAGCTGCTGGACGTCCACGAGCAGCGGCTATGGAATATCGCTTGCGACTGTGCGATCAACGACGACGCCAAAGCCGCCCGGTTAGCGCTGCCGCCGGGTGGGCTCTACCCCCAGCGCTTCGGCCTCGAGCCGGGTGGCCTGGACGAGCATTATTACTGGACACTCAAACAGCGGCTCGAGCCAAAATATCCTCAAAACCACGAGGATCCACCGACCCAGGGCCAGACCGAACCGTCGGGACAGGAGGCTGGGGGTTGTACCGCAACCGGTCCGCGCACCCCGGGCATGACCCACACCCACGCCCCGGCCGAGGAACGGCAGGCTTGGGAGCTGCCCCAGGACCACTCCGAGTACCCCGCGCTAAGCCCCACCGACCTGAACATCCTGCGCCGGGAAGTGGCCCGCGCGGCCCTCGAGTACCACCTCGGGCGCGGCGATCTGCCCCTGGGCGTGCTCCGCTGGGCCCAGGCGGTGGGTAACCCCACGGTGCCCTGGCAACACCTGTTAAGGCACTTTGTGCACCGAGGGGTGCGGCTAGGGGCCGGACGTGTTCGCCCCTCCTACGAACGGCCCCACCGCCGCCAGGGCGTCTACCGGGACGTAATCCTGCCCGGAACCTACGACCTAAAGCCACACGTGGCAGTGGTGCTGGATACCTCAGGCTCGGTGGGCGAGGCCATGCTGGGCCAGGCCCTCGCGGAGGTAGACGGCATCTTGCGGTGGGCCAAGGTGGAGGTCACCGTACTGTGCGTGGACGCGGCTGTTTACACCGCACAACGTGTCCACCGGGCCCGGCAGCTACGGTTGCAGGGGGGTGGGGGAACCGATATGCGGCTCGGGATCGAGGCAGCGCTCCAGCTAAGGCCCTGCCCGGTGGCGGTGGTGGTGCTTACCGATGGCCTCACCCCCTGGCCAGAGACCCCTCCGGGGATACCGGTGATCGCGGGAATCCTGGGCGAACTTCCGCCGGACACGCCGGAATACGTGTGGACCATCCGCATTCCAGAGGAGTTTTGA
- a CDS encoding HEAT repeat domain-containing protein yields the protein MAQALYLSPTTPVRRRKPSPRMLAELIEHKERWVRHELARCEQTPLKALARLAEDGDYRVREAVAGNPRAPKRLLLRLARDDNPYVRARVAARSDVPKALAWLGQDPLWEIRKMVANNPNTPASVLARLCQDPAPEVREAVASNSSAQPSVLARLSRDFAPEVRKAVASHPLAPKEALRRLAKDPDPEVRLLVARHPQTPEDWLARFAKSSNPEMRREVAKNPSTPEAVLLQLSRDEDREVRERVGVNPALSGAALLCLARHEDLSIRVGVARNPSAPAEALVGLARDQNSRVRSEVAQNPHTPKEVLEEVLAQLAEDEDLFVRREVARNLRTPPEVLTRLAEDEVYVVRQEVARNPFTPEEVLVLLALTEGPNMARMASDTIRAIQGLRKEEP from the coding sequence ATGGCGCAAGCTCTCTACCTTTCGCCGACCACGCCGGTTCGTCGCCGGAAGCCCTCTCCCCGGATGCTGGCCGAACTGATCGAACATAAAGAACGGTGGGTGCGCCATGAGCTGGCCCGATGCGAACAAACCCCCCTAAAGGCCCTGGCCCGGCTGGCCGAGGATGGTGACTACCGGGTGCGCGAAGCGGTAGCGGGAAATCCCCGCGCTCCCAAGAGGCTGCTGTTGCGGCTGGCCAGGGACGATAATCCCTACGTGCGGGCTCGAGTGGCCGCGCGCAGCGATGTTCCCAAGGCCCTGGCGTGGCTCGGCCAGGACCCCCTCTGGGAAATACGCAAAATGGTGGCCAACAACCCCAATACACCCGCGTCGGTTCTGGCCAGGCTATGTCAGGATCCCGCCCCGGAAGTGCGCGAGGCGGTGGCCAGCAACTCCAGCGCACAGCCATCGGTACTGGCGCGGCTGAGCCGGGATTTCGCCCCGGAGGTGCGCAAGGCGGTGGCCAGCCATCCCCTCGCGCCCAAGGAGGCTCTGCGGCGTCTGGCCAAGGATCCTGACCCAGAGGTGCGCTTACTGGTGGCCCGCCACCCGCAGACCCCGGAAGACTGGTTGGCCCGTTTTGCGAAGAGCAGCAATCCGGAAATGCGCCGTGAGGTGGCCAAAAACCCCTCCACCCCCGAGGCTGTCCTGCTACAGCTGAGCCGTGACGAGGATCGGGAGGTGCGTGAGCGGGTGGGGGTGAACCCCGCTCTCAGCGGGGCTGCGCTCCTCTGTTTGGCTCGCCACGAAGACCTGTCCATTCGTGTTGGTGTGGCGAGAAACCCCTCCGCGCCGGCAGAGGCGCTGGTCGGGCTGGCCAGGGACCAGAACAGCCGGGTACGCTCCGAGGTCGCACAAAATCCCCACACTCCCAAAGAGGTGCTGGAAGAGGTGCTGGCTCAGCTAGCGGAAGACGAAGACCTTTTTGTACGCAGGGAAGTCGCACGCAACCTGCGCACACCCCCGGAGGTGCTGACCCGGCTGGCGGAGGATGAGGTTTATGTCGTGCGCCAGGAGGTGGCCAGAAACCCCTTCACGCCCGAAGAGGTGCTGGTCTTACTGGCCTTGACGGAGGGGCCTAATATGGCGCGGATGGCCTCCGATACCATCAGGGCAATACAGGGGCTCCGCAAGGAAGAGCCATAG
- a CDS encoding MerR family transcriptional regulator — protein MEDLEALLHRGAEWDLEGLVREANARLPRYLPQDPGSLRVREAVTARLVRHYTGLGMLDEPLRAGREARYSARHLLQLLLVRRLMAEGHGASALGDLARRKSDAELLAMLEGGVALTANPPTSALSYLSGLREQYRTASPTPLFEALTPDPTPELRWHRLEVAPGLELHVREDFRFPKTPGEGDALMQRLRQRLEALKPRRR, from the coding sequence ATGGAAGACCTCGAGGCCTTGCTGCACCGTGGCGCAGAGTGGGACTTGGAGGGCTTGGTGCGCGAAGCCAACGCCCGCCTACCCCGTTATCTGCCCCAAGACCCCGGCAGTCTGCGGGTCCGCGAGGCCGTCACCGCGCGTTTGGTGCGCCATTATACAGGGTTGGGTATGCTCGATGAGCCCTTGCGGGCCGGGCGGGAGGCCCGCTATTCGGCGCGGCACCTGCTGCAGCTTTTGCTGGTGCGGCGGCTGATGGCCGAAGGCCACGGGGCCAGCGCCCTGGGCGACTTGGCCCGCCGCAAGAGCGACGCGGAGCTTCTGGCGATGCTCGAAGGGGGGGTGGCCCTGACCGCCAACCCGCCTACCTCTGCCCTGAGCTACCTATCCGGGCTGCGGGAGCAGTACCGGACGGCTTCTCCTACCCCCCTCTTCGAGGCGCTCACCCCAGACCCCACCCCCGAGCTGCGCTGGCACCGCCTGGAGGTGGCCCCCGGCCTGGAACTGCACGTGCGCGAGGACTTCCGCTTTCCCAAGACCCCCGGCGAGGGCGATGCGCTCATGCAGCGCCTGCGCCAACGGCTCGAGGCCCTCAAGCCGCGCCGCCGCTGA
- a CDS encoding IS701-like element ISMesi2 family transposase, whose protein sequence is MLSQASPKGVMPMNPPKCDDLDYIHFLIAAQRVFTCTEAARCSPKEKSPPAHDAFTRLLQRQPPDTAALWQEAKAFVKLREGLLILDDTTLDKPYARDMDLVSYHWSGKHQRVVRGIALMTLLWTEGQALIPCDFRVYDKPQDGKSKNDHFQTMLQKAKERGFQPEYVLMDSWYASLENLKAIVSFGWRFLTRLKGNRLVNPEGKGNVPIREVEIPGEGRVVHLRGFGFVRVFRTLSKDGEAEYWATNHLGMSEEKRAELERQGWGIEVYHRGLKQCCGVERAQVRKAVSILRHLLLALRAFLRLEVYRLRRGVSWYEAKASIVREAIRSYLAHPLHILQPTA, encoded by the coding sequence GTGCTTAGCCAAGCTTCTCCAAAGGGGGTGATGCCCATGAACCCACCGAAGTGCGATGACCTGGACTACATCCACTTTCTCATCGCCGCTCAGCGGGTCTTCACCTGTACCGAGGCCGCTCGCTGTAGTCCAAAGGAGAAGAGCCCTCCCGCCCATGATGCCTTTACCCGCCTGCTGCAAAGACAGCCGCCCGACACGGCGGCGCTGTGGCAGGAGGCCAAGGCCTTCGTGAAGCTCAGGGAGGGGCTGCTGATCCTGGACGACACCACCCTGGATAAGCCCTACGCTCGGGACATGGATCTGGTGAGTTACCACTGGAGCGGCAAACACCAAAGGGTGGTTAGGGGCATCGCCCTCATGACCCTGCTGTGGACGGAGGGGCAGGCCCTGATCCCCTGCGACTTTCGGGTCTACGACAAGCCCCAGGATGGGAAGAGCAAAAACGACCACTTTCAGACCATGCTCCAGAAAGCGAAGGAGCGGGGGTTTCAGCCGGAATATGTCCTGATGGACAGCTGGTATGCCAGCTTGGAGAACCTCAAGGCCATAGTCAGCTTTGGCTGGCGGTTTCTGACGCGGCTGAAGGGCAACCGCCTGGTCAACCCGGAGGGGAAGGGAAATGTACCCATCCGTGAGGTGGAAATCCCTGGGGAGGGGAGGGTGGTTCATCTTCGGGGTTTTGGGTTCGTGAGGGTGTTCCGAACGCTCTCCAAGGACGGGGAGGCGGAGTACTGGGCCACGAACCATCTGGGGATGAGCGAAGAGAAGCGGGCGGAGTTAGAGCGGCAAGGATGGGGGATCGAAGTGTACCATCGGGGGCTCAAGCAGTGCTGTGGGGTGGAGCGGGCCCAGGTGAGGAAGGCGGTCTCCATCCTGCGGCACCTCCTCCTGGCTTTGCGGGCCTTCCTCCGGCTGGAGGTCTACCGGCTGCGCAGGGGGGTGAGCTGGTACGAGGCCAAGGCGTCCATTGTTCGCGAGGCAATACGAAGTTATCTCGCCCATCCCCTCCACATCCTTCAGCCAACTGCGTAA
- a CDS encoding response regulator, translated as MTRVFIVEDHAFTRDGLRVAVGREPDLQVVGEARSAEEGIEQLAHTSADVVLMDIGLPGMDGIEATKLVKERFGVRVVVLTVHQLEAEVLAAMTAGADAYCLKSTDPASLLLAIRAAAIGSTYLDPQIAHIVLGQLSVLSGGQAQLSPRELEVLRLIAEGLSNKEIAQRLGISLSTVKTHIEELLAKLSASDRTQAAIKAVRQGLL; from the coding sequence ATGACCCGAGTGTTCATCGTTGAAGATCATGCTTTTACCCGCGATGGCTTACGGGTGGCCGTGGGCCGGGAGCCGGATTTGCAGGTGGTAGGTGAGGCCAGAAGCGCCGAAGAGGGTATAGAGCAGCTCGCACACACCTCGGCCGACGTGGTGCTCATGGACATCGGCCTGCCCGGCATGGATGGCATCGAGGCCACCAAGCTGGTCAAGGAGCGCTTCGGGGTACGGGTGGTGGTGCTCACCGTGCACCAGCTCGAGGCCGAAGTGCTGGCCGCAATGACCGCGGGAGCGGATGCTTACTGCCTCAAGTCTACCGACCCGGCCTCGCTGTTGCTGGCCATCCGAGCCGCAGCGATAGGCTCGACCTACCTCGACCCTCAGATCGCCCACATCGTGCTGGGCCAGCTCAGCGTGCTCAGCGGAGGCCAGGCCCAGCTTTCCCCCAGGGAACTGGAGGTGCTGCGGCTCATCGCCGAAGGGCTGTCGAATAAGGAAATCGCCCAGCGTTTGGGCATCTCCCTCAGCACCGTCAAAACCCACATCGAGGAGTTGCTGGCCAAACTCTCCGCTTCCGATCGAACCCAAGCCGCGATCAAAGCGGTGCGACAGGGTTTGCTTTGA
- a CDS encoding sensor histidine kinase produces MRAQALLSALLIGGVFLADVLTPQALVVAILYNVPIALTGLALSRRLTLGMTLLALLANLIAGLLNAQAAGGFESIAVLNRLFCALSFLLVALLSLKAGESSSRLALARAEERRARRERQLRQLVEDLSGPLTPPELLERAARVLKNLFEADAAAVLTLRGGRWGERLFATPKGWEAPQEAPASSPQPVRQVLLSGRGFLLGQLQPDLLLLFEHPRHEGAAAFLLELLPPLQALWGKARLFARLQEQQAEVAQRNAVIRDLIYAFSHDLRTPLMANAMNLRLALEGAYGELPEEFKKSLRNGLEANQDLLELAEELLLLAQLESGEALPPKRPVDLARLVREGVERLEGLWRERRLGIRVSAPERLEILGREGDVRRMLQNLLDNAAKFAPPESEVEVRLERVGDMAVLEVADRGPGIPPEARERLFTRFSSHRAGGGKGLGLYLARQIAQSHGGSIRYLERPGGGSLFRVELPLLPPSSAPSEEALQAK; encoded by the coding sequence ATGCGCGCTCAGGCGCTGTTGAGCGCCCTTTTGATCGGCGGGGTGTTTCTGGCCGACGTGCTGACCCCGCAGGCCTTGGTGGTGGCCATCCTCTATAACGTGCCCATCGCCCTTACTGGGCTAGCCCTCTCCCGCCGCCTGACCCTGGGCATGACCCTGCTGGCTTTGCTGGCCAACCTCATCGCTGGCCTGCTCAACGCCCAAGCCGCGGGGGGCTTTGAGAGCATCGCCGTACTCAACCGGCTATTCTGCGCGCTCTCCTTTTTGCTGGTGGCGCTGCTCTCGCTCAAGGCCGGGGAGTCTTCCAGCCGCCTGGCCCTGGCCCGGGCGGAGGAGCGCCGCGCCCGGCGGGAACGGCAGTTGCGCCAGCTGGTAGAGGATCTCTCCGGACCCCTCACCCCACCCGAGCTGCTGGAGCGGGCCGCGCGGGTGCTCAAGAACCTGTTCGAGGCCGATGCCGCCGCAGTCCTAACCCTGCGGGGCGGGCGCTGGGGCGAGCGGCTGTTTGCCACGCCCAAGGGCTGGGAAGCCCCCCAGGAGGCCCCGGCCTCGAGCCCCCAGCCCGTGCGCCAGGTGTTGCTCTCGGGGAGGGGCTTTCTCCTGGGGCAGCTGCAGCCCGATCTGCTCCTGCTCTTTGAGCATCCCCGCCACGAAGGCGCGGCGGCGTTTCTCCTGGAGCTTCTGCCCCCCTTGCAAGCCCTCTGGGGTAAGGCCCGGCTCTTCGCCCGGCTGCAGGAACAACAAGCGGAGGTTGCCCAGCGCAATGCGGTGATCCGCGACCTGATCTACGCCTTCTCCCACGACCTGCGTACCCCCCTCATGGCCAACGCCATGAATTTGCGCCTGGCCCTGGAGGGCGCTTACGGGGAGCTTCCGGAGGAGTTCAAAAAAAGCCTGCGCAATGGCCTCGAGGCCAACCAGGACCTGCTCGAGCTGGCCGAGGAACTGCTCTTGCTGGCCCAACTGGAAAGCGGGGAAGCCCTGCCCCCTAAGCGCCCGGTGGATCTGGCCCGGCTGGTGCGCGAAGGTGTGGAGCGGCTGGAGGGGCTATGGCGCGAACGGCGCCTGGGGATCCGCGTATCGGCCCCGGAGCGCTTGGAGATCCTGGGAAGGGAGGGCGACGTGCGCAGGATGCTGCAAAACCTGCTGGATAACGCAGCCAAGTTCGCCCCGCCGGAAAGCGAGGTCGAGGTGCGGCTGGAGAGGGTGGGGGATATGGCCGTGCTCGAGGTGGCTGACCGGGGTCCGGGCATCCCGCCGGAGGCTAGGGAGCGGCTGTTCACGCGCTTTTCCAGCCACCGCGCCGGGGGCGGCAAGGGGCTGGGGCTGTACCTGGCCCGCCAGATCGCCCAGTCCCACGGTGGAAGCATCCGCTACCTCGAGCGCCCCGGTGGGGGTAGCCTCTTCCGGGTAGAGCTCCCTCTCCTCCCTCCCTCCTCCGCGCCCTCTGAAGAAGCCCTCCAAGCGAAGTAG
- a CDS encoding potassium-transporting ATPase subunit F: MAWILIGLSLLIGLYLVYTLLRPEDF, translated from the coding sequence ATGGCCTGGATACTGATCGGTCTTTCCCTACTCATAGGCCTTTACCTCGTCTACACGCTGTTGCGACCGGAGGACTTCTGA
- the kdpA gene encoding potassium-transporting ATPase subunit KdpA, which yields MTDVILILLLVLLLAWPLGGYLARVFSGERTLLDFLAPLERGIYRLLGVNPERGMDWRGYAKALLGSNLLLALAAYGVLVLQGKLPLNPDGVPSMSWHLALHTVASFITNTNQQHYSGQAQLSYLAQMLAITALQLITPAAGLATLVAILRALRPPAGRKAGDLGNYFVDVTRALTRVLIPLSVAWALLLTWQGVPSTFSGAKVAELLEPQTLTVEGKPQTVREQVIPVGPVAAMVAIKQLGTNGGGWYGPNSAFPLENPTPFSNLLETVAILLLPVAQVFMIGHLLRNLAFARLVFGVMAAFSVLFIALILPMEQAPNPAFAQLAAPGPNWEGKELRLGPLPSALWATLTTQTSNGSVNAMHDSLQPLSILIALVDMFINATWGGVGVGAINFLLYVVLAVFIAGLMVGRTPELFGKKLEAREIKLASIAILLQPLLVLVPTALALGSGLANTSNPGFHGLSQVLYEYTSAYANNGSGLAGLGNTTVWWNLSCAVVLILARYIPMIAPLAIAAFLAAKRTAPQTVGTLRTETPTFGLTVFSIIVIVQGLNFFPYLILGPIAEQLVGVR from the coding sequence ATGACCGACGTGATCCTGATCCTCCTCCTGGTGCTGCTGCTGGCCTGGCCGCTGGGAGGCTATCTGGCCCGGGTCTTCAGCGGTGAGCGTACCCTGCTGGACTTTCTAGCCCCCCTCGAGCGCGGCATCTACCGGCTCCTGGGGGTCAACCCCGAGCGCGGCATGGACTGGCGGGGCTATGCCAAGGCGCTGCTGGGCAGCAACCTGCTGCTGGCCCTGGCCGCTTACGGGGTGCTGGTGTTGCAGGGCAAGCTACCCCTAAACCCCGACGGGGTTCCCTCCATGAGCTGGCACCTGGCGCTGCACACCGTGGCCAGCTTCATCACCAACACCAACCAGCAGCACTACTCGGGCCAGGCGCAGCTTTCCTATCTGGCCCAGATGCTGGCCATTACCGCCCTTCAGCTCATCACCCCTGCCGCGGGGCTGGCCACGTTGGTGGCCATCCTGCGGGCCTTGCGCCCTCCGGCGGGGCGTAAGGCCGGGGATCTGGGCAACTACTTTGTCGATGTCACCCGAGCCCTTACCCGCGTCCTGATCCCCTTGTCGGTGGCGTGGGCCCTGCTCCTGACCTGGCAGGGGGTTCCCAGTACCTTTTCCGGGGCGAAGGTAGCCGAGCTGCTCGAGCCCCAGACCCTCACCGTGGAGGGTAAGCCGCAGACGGTGCGCGAACAGGTGATCCCGGTGGGGCCGGTGGCGGCCATGGTGGCCATCAAGCAGCTCGGCACCAACGGGGGTGGCTGGTACGGACCGAACTCGGCGTTTCCGCTCGAGAACCCCACGCCCTTTTCCAACCTGCTCGAGACCGTGGCCATCTTGCTTTTGCCGGTGGCCCAGGTCTTCATGATCGGCCACTTGTTGCGCAACCTGGCTTTTGCCCGCCTGGTCTTCGGGGTGATGGCGGCCTTCTCGGTGCTCTTCATCGCCCTCATCCTCCCCATGGAGCAGGCCCCCAACCCGGCGTTTGCCCAGCTCGCGGCCCCCGGGCCCAACTGGGAGGGTAAGGAACTGCGCCTGGGCCCCCTGCCCTCGGCGCTATGGGCCACGCTCACCACCCAGACCTCCAACGGCTCGGTCAACGCCATGCACGACTCGCTCCAACCCCTATCCATTCTGATTGCCTTGGTAGACATGTTCATCAACGCCACCTGGGGCGGGGTGGGGGTGGGGGCCATCAACTTCCTGCTGTATGTGGTGCTGGCGGTATTCATCGCCGGGCTGATGGTAGGGCGCACCCCGGAGCTGTTTGGGAAGAAGCTCGAGGCCCGCGAGATCAAGCTAGCCAGCATCGCCATCCTGCTGCAGCCGCTGTTGGTCCTGGTGCCCACCGCCCTGGCCCTGGGGAGCGGGCTGGCTAACACCTCCAACCCCGGCTTTCACGGCTTGTCCCAGGTGCTTTACGAGTACACCTCGGCCTACGCCAACAACGGATCAGGGTTGGCTGGATTGGGTAATACCACCGTCTGGTGGAACCTGAGCTGCGCGGTGGTGCTGATCTTGGCCCGCTACATCCCCATGATCGCCCCGCTGGCCATCGCCGCGTTCCTGGCGGCCAAGCGCACCGCACCCCAGACCGTGGGTACCCTGCGCACCGAGACCCCCACCTTTGGCCTCACCGTTTTCTCCATCATCGTCATCGTGCAGGGGCTCAACTTCTTCCCCTATCTGATCCTGGGCCCCATCGCCGAGCAATTGGTAGGTGTGCGATGA